From a single Hippoglossus stenolepis isolate QCI-W04-F060 chromosome 2, HSTE1.2, whole genome shotgun sequence genomic region:
- the col17a1a gene encoding collagen, type XVII, alpha 1a, which yields MDKLTTVKTVSYVGGGAGAGSKGDLLVSLGGSGGRAASGGSSGTSSSFVVTSSRSGGSGASNGTGGISTTTVGASSAEGSAASGGGSSSTSSGFIVDGRDGKREGGQGAVSTGTKTSYSSGGSGEAKKGSSSAINYSPKEKRSMSSMAAALPDVFDESSSTNSSPEYTRKDYGTSKATSSSATRGRTQSRESEIRARLQSASPTGCWTELDDVKRLLRGNSTSTSPNNTLPIPKKASVEARSMSESSSTDVPYGSIWPGGVSSSYSYNTNPNNLSTTSTLYQSGPAPGLQNNMTLSSPYVSSGLSASSTAPVYGVQNNLISTSPTHLSPAGANSPIVYGVHKNLSGFGVSPSTVGPRSPSADDAPGKDFKFVLLEKENAPVKKESERLVATKVTTKQFTSAPTTASTFVTYSDDSLKREKQKLSASTALEGADTKSSGLRVATKDKATYAEIGKDESGFGFCSWCSWWKWLLGLLLSLLLLLGLLFGLIALGEEVKRLKNRVDALEAITGTDPALASRFSASSGTNIIDPLDSAYVDRSSPGFTLTRTDNYINLGAAGPGGGGTPSAPRQDSTALQRTVQQLVRAELQSDAVRETLKGERGEPGTKGDPGALGQKGDGGFPGLPGPQGQMGHPGLEGPRGPKGSAGEPGPEGPLGPRGREGLMGPRGETGPSGFGAKGDRGEPGRPGPAGAAGAAGPMGPKGDPGPKGYQGDAGVPGAKADRGSPGTPGTKGEQGERGSRGSAGEQGPPGQQGPVGPKGTKGITGEAGSMGLSGVRGPPGLPGDNGPQGTPGIQGPRGIAGNPGQPGAQGAPGSSGKVITPIGSDTVAIPGPPGPAGPAGPAGSPGLSGPIGPAGVPGQPGSKGTQGETGDRGPKGEQGKAGEPGISVTNSETVSSTRTGLSPVAGPPGPPGPPGPSGSQGPAGETKQGPPGRKGPPGESGVGYPGPPGERGEPGSFVPTSETFFAGPPGPPGPKGQAGDRGPQGYQGDPGQPGIPGEPGVGFPGQPGPRGAPGPQGHTGGSVPSGRDESRPGPADVGQYIAEYLQNGAIREYLAGPPGPPGPPGAPGAQGNTGDGMVDDVANRVIAYIQSSVRGYDGSVGAPGPSGPPGPPGPPGAPVAQGNTGDGMVDDVANRVIAYIQGSGRGYDGTPGPPGPPGPPGAVSINDIIDILQREDVRRYVAGPAGPPGPPGGQIFNTQQVAEQVLSLMNAGYQSNVGPQGPPGPPGVPGLQGPPGQAGPPGPPGLGNHISSDIRDYLQSVAFKGSPGPPGPPGPEGPPGPMRGLVSYAEHTGRDSITTEQQERFKSQAVRGAMFGLPGMPGPPGPSGHKGEPGVPGTGAWSLDTADYSSMAVRVTDYIKSHGLLRDVLRDSDRVVQGPPGPPGPPGIHGQSQWVSSRENVAGLVEYIKSHGVLHDIVSEYNSRIFQGPPGPAGPPGPPGYNRLSGTYGNATELLEYIKSHGLPRDIERTHNERVIHGRPGPPGPPGPAGYSRLFGSDTNVSDLVEYIKAHGAIVGNPGRPGPKGEMGFPGIKGDRGGHGPPGRHGPKGLKGDRGDFSLMTKRRKRDVGI from the exons ATGGACAAGTTAACTACAGTCAAGACTGTCAGCTAtgttggaggaggagctggagcagggaGCAAAG GTGATCTTTTAGTGAGTTTGGGTGGATCAGGTGGAAGAGCTGCGTCAGGAGGCTCCAGTGGCACAAGCAGCTCATTTGTGGTAACATCCAGCCGCTCCGGTGGATCAGGAGCAAGCAACGGCACCGGAGGCATCAGCACCACTACTGTAGGAGCATCCTCTGCTGAGGGCTCTGCAGCCTCTGGGG GGGGATCCTCCAGCACGTCCTCTGGTTTTATCGTTGATGGCAGAGATGGAAAAAGGGAGGGGGGTCAAGGTGCTGTATCTACAGGGACAAAGACCAGCTACAGTTCAGGTGGATCCGGAGAAGCAAAGAAAGGGTCTTCCTCTGCAATCAATTATTCTccaaaagagaagaggagcatGAGCAGCATGGCAGCAGCTCTCCCTGATGTGTTTGATG AAAGTTCAAGCACAAACTCTTCTCCAGAGTACACCAGGAAGGACTACG GCACATCAAAAGCAACTTCAAGTtctgccaccagggggagaaCTCAGAGCAGAG AGAGTGAGATCAGAGCCAGACTTCAGAGTGCTTCTCCCACAGGATGTT GGACGGAGCTGGATGATGTGAAGCGTCTGCTGAGAGGAAACTCCACCAGCACCAGCCCCAACAACACGCTGCCCATCCCGAAGAAGGCCAGTGTGGAGGCCCGGAGCATGTCGGAGAGCTCCAGCACAG ACGTCCCCTATGGCAGCATTTGGCCTGGAGGTGTGAGCAGTAGCTACAGTTACAACACAAACCCCAACAACCTGTCCACTACCTCCACTCTTTACCAGTCAG GTCCAGCTCCAGGACTTCAGAACAACATGACTCTCAGCTCTCCCTATGTGAGCAGTGGCCTCTCTGCCAGCAGCACAG CTCCAGTGTACGGTGTTCAGAATAATCTGATCAGTACCAGCCCCACTCATCTCTCTCCAGCAGGAGCAAACTCTCCAATAG TTTATGGTGTGCACAAAAATCTATCCGGCTTTGGAGTAAGCCCAAGCACAG TGGGACCCAGAAGTCCCTCTGCTGACGACGCCCCAGGAAAGGACTTTAAGTTTGTGCTGTTAGAGAAGGAGAATGCTCCCGTCAAGAAGGAGTCAGAGAGGCTGGTCGCGACCAAAGTCACGACGAAGCAGTTCACGTCTGCTCCTACTACTGCTAGTACTTTTG TGACCTACTCTGACGACTcactgaagagagagaaacagaagttGTCAGCCAGCACAGCATTAGAAGGAGCAGACACTAAAT CTTCAGGCCTGAGGGTTGCCACAAAAGACAAAGCCACATATGCAG agatCGGAAAAGATGAATCGGGTTTTGGCTTCTGCTCCTGGTGCAGCTGGTGGAAGTGGCTGCTGGGCCTCCTGctcagcctgctcctcctcctcggacTCCTCTTTGGACTCATCGCTTTAG GTGAAGAGGTGAAACGCCTCAAGAACCGCGTTGATGCCTTGGAAGCCATCACTGGCACCGACCCAGCCCTGGCCAGTCGCTTCTCGGCCTCCTCTGGCACCAACATCATCGACCCACTGGATTCAGCATATGTCGACAGGAGTTCCCCTGGGTTCACCCTGACCCGCACTGATAACTACATCAACCTGGGGGCTGCTGGACCCGGCGGAGGAGGCACACCGAGCGCACCGAGACAGGACAGCACTGCACTGCAGAGAACTGTTCAGCAGCTGGTCAGGGCTGAGCTCCAATCGGATGCTGTACGAG AAACActtaaaggagagagaggagagccaGGGACCAAAG GTGACCCAGGGGCACTAGGACAAAAAG GAGATGGCGGTTTCCCTGGTCTGCCAG GTCCTCAAGGGCAGATGGGTCACCCAGGACTGGAAGGACCCAGGGGACCTAAGGGAAGTGCAG GTGAACCAGGTCCCGAGGGACCATTAGGACCGAGGGGCCGTGAGGGACTGATGGGCCCCCGCGGAGAGACTGGCCCATCTGGTTTTGGAGCGAAAGGAGATCGag GTGAGCCAGGACGCCCTGgtcctgctggtgctgctggtgctgctggaccTATGGGGCCAAAGG GTGATCCTGGACCAAAGGGTTACCAGGGTGACGCAGGAGTGCCAGGAGCAAAGG CTGACAGAGGAAGTCCAGGGACACCAGGAACCaaaggagagcagggagagcGGGGCTCACGTGGATCAGCAG GTGAACAAGGACCACCTGGACAACAAGGTCCTGTTGGACCAAAGGGGACTAAGGGGATTacag GTGAGGCAGGTTCAATGGGACTTTCTGGAGTCAGAGGACCACCTGGACTTCCTGGAGATAATGGACCCCAAG gCACCCCAGGGATTCAAGGACCACGAG GCATCGCTGGAAACCCAGGGCAACCTGGTGCTCAAG GTGCACCCGGTTCGTCTGGTAAAGTCATCACTCCAA TTGGCTCTGACACTGTGGCCATCCCTGGACCTCCAGGGCCCGCTGGGCCTGCAGGCCCTGCTGGATCCCCTGGTTTGTCTGGTCCCATTGGCCCTGCTGGTGTCCCAGGACAACCTG GTTCTAAGGGTACACAAGGGGAGACAGGAGATAGGGGACCGAAGGGAGAGCAAGGAAAAGCTGGCGAGCCGGGCATCAGCGTCACAAATTCAGAAACTGTCAGTTCCACCCGAACTG GACTTTCCCCAGTGGCAGGTCCACCAGGACCCCCAGGTCCTCCTGGACCATCTGGTTCTCAGGGTCCTGCTG GTGAGACTAAACAAGGTCCTCCAGGACGCAAAGGTCCTCCAGGAGAGTCAG GTGTTGGCTATCCTGGACccccaggagagagaggagaacctGGCAGCTTTGTGCCTACTTCAG AGACCTTCTTTGCTGGACCACCAGGACCCCCTGGTCCAAAGGGCCAGGCTG GCGATAGAGGACCACAAGGTTACCAAG GTGACCCAGGTCAACCAGGTATACCAGGGGAACCAGGTGTTG GTTTCCCAGGTCAGCCTGGACCTAGGGGGGCTCCGGGACCACAAGGACATACAG GTGGTTCTGTCCCGAGTGGAAGAGATGAAAGTAGGCCCGGACCAGCTGATGTGGGCCAGTACATCGCAGAGTACCTTCAGA ATGGTGCCATCAGGGAGTATCTGGCTGGACCTCCTGGACCTCCTGGGCCTCCTGGTGCTCCGGGAGCCCAAGGGAACACAGGGGACGGGATGGTGGACGATGTGGCCAATCGAGTCATCGCCTACATCCAGA GTTCAGTTAGAGGATATGATGGGTCTGTTGGAGCACCTGGACCTTCCGGGCCTCCTGGGCCTCCTGGGCCTCCTGGTGCTCCGGTAGCCCAAGGGAACACAGGGGACGGGATGGTGGACGATGTGGCCAACCGAGTCATCGCCTACATCCAGG GTTCAGGTAGAGGGTATGATGGGACTCCTGGCCCTCCTGGTCCTCCAGGTCCACCTGGCGCCGTCTCTATTAATGACATCATCGATATTTTACAAC GGGAGGATGTGAGGAGATATGTTGCTGGTCCAGCCGGTCCACCAGGGCCACCTGGTGGTCAGATATTTAACACCCAGCAGGTGGCTGAACAAGTGCTCAGTCTCATGAATG CTGGGTATCAATCAAATGTGGGCCCTCAAGGGCCTCCTGGTCCTCCAGGTGTCCCTGGTCTACAAGGACCACCTGGACAAGCAGGACCACCTGGCCCACCAGGACTTGGCAACCACATCAGCTCAGACATTCGTGACTACCTGCAAA GTGTCGCCTTCAAAGGCTCACCAGGCCCCCCTGGTCCCCCTGGACCTGAGGGCCCCCCTGGTCCAATGCGAGGACTGGTCTCCTATGCTGAGCATACTGGCAGAGATTCAATCacaacagaacaacaagaaCGTTTCAAGA GTCAAGCGGTGAGAGGAGCCATGTTTGGGCTTCCTGGTATGCCAGGCCCTCCTGGACCCTCAGGACACAAGGGAGAGCCAGGTGTGCCTGGCACTGGAGCCTGGAGCCTGGATACTGCTGATTACTCCAGTATGGCTGTCCGAGTAACTGATTACATCAAAT CCCACGGTCTGCTCCGTGATGTTCTGAGAGACTCTGACCGTGTTGTCCAAGGACCTCCAGGACCTCCTGGACCTCCAGGAATACATGGACAAAGCCAGTGGGTCAGCTCCCGTGAAAATGTAGCAGGTCTGGTGGAATATATCAAAT CTCATGGTGTGCTGCACGATATTGTGAGCGAGTACAACAGTCGCATCTTCCAAGGACCTCCAGGACCGGCCGGCCCCCCAGGTCCGCCAGGATACAACAGATTGTCTGGTACATATGGAAATGCCACAGAACTGCTGGAATACATCAAAT CGCATGGCCTGCCCCGTGACATCGAGCGCACTCACAATGAACGTGTCATCCACGGACGACCTGGACCCCCTGGCCCTCCAGGTCCCGCGGGTTACAGCCGCTTGTTTGGTTCCGATACAAACGTCTCTGATTTGGTGGAATACATCAAAG CTCATGGAGCCATTGTAGGAAATCCCGGGAGACCAGGACCGAAAGGGGAGATGGGATTCCCCGGcattaaaggagacagag GTGGACATGGTCCTCCTGGGCGTCACGGACCCAAAGGACTAAAGGGTGACAGAG GAGATTTCTCACTGATGACCAAAAGACGGAAGAGGGACGTTGGCATCTGA